One segment of Meriones unguiculatus strain TT.TT164.6M chromosome X, Bangor_MerUng_6.1, whole genome shotgun sequence DNA contains the following:
- the Otud5 gene encoding OTU domain-containing protein 5 isoform X1, giving the protein MTILPKKKPPPPDADPANEPPPPGPLPPAPRRGGGVGVGGGGTGVGGGERDRDSGVVGTRPRASPPPQGPLPGPPGALHRWALAVPPGAVAGPRPQQASPPPCGGPGGPGGGPGDALGAATAGVGAAGVVVGVGGAVGVGGCCSGPGHSKRRRQAPGVGAVGGGSPEREEVGAGYNSEDEYEAAAARIEAMDPATVEQQEHWFEKALRDKKGFIIKQMKEDGACLFRAVELSWRESELLASLQRSRLAGLAADQVYGDQDMHEVVRKHCMDYLMKNADYFSNYVTEDFTTYINRKRKNNCHGNHIEMQAMAEMYNRPVEVYQYSTEPINTFHGIHQNEDEPIRVSYHRNIHYNSVVNPNKATIGVGLGLPSFKPGFAEQSLMKNAIKTSEESWIEQQMLEDKKRATDWEATNEAIEEQVARESYLQWLRDQEKQARQVRGPSQPRKASATCSSATAAASSGLEEWTSRSPRQRSSASSPEHPELHAELGIKPPSPGTVLALAKPPSPCAPGTSSQFSAGADRSTSPLVSLYPALECRALIQQMSPSAFAGLNDWDDDEILASVLAVSQQEYLDSMKKNKVLRDPPPDKS; this is encoded by the exons ATGACTATTCTCCCCAAAAAAAAGCCGCCACCTCCCGACGCCGACCCGGCCAACGAACCGCCGCCGCCCGGGCCACTGCCCCCTGCGCCTCGGCGCGGTGGGGGTGTGGGCGTGGGCGGCGGCGGCACGGGCGTGGGTGGAGGAGAGCGCGATCGTGACTCCGGAGTAGTGGGGACCCGTCCCCGGGCTTCACCACCACCTCAGGGCCCGCTACCGGGGCCGCCTGGTGCTCTTCATCGTTGGGCACTAGCAGTGCCTCCTGGCGCAGTGGCGGGCCCTCGGCCACAGCAGGCTTCTCCACCTCCTTGTGGGGGCCCGGGTGGCCCCGGCGGCGGTCCTGGTGACGCTCTTGGTGCGGCAACTGCGGGGGTGGGCGCGGCAGGGGTGGTGGTGGGCGTGGGTGGTGCCGTGGGCGTGGGTGGCTGCTGCTCGGGGCCGGGGCACAGCAAGCGGCGGCGTCAAGCTCCCGGCGTTGGCGCAGTTGGCGGGGGCAGTCCGGAGCGCGAAGAGGTCGGAGCAGGCTACAACAGTGAAGATGAATATGAAGCTGCTGCTGCACGAATCGAGGCCATGGATCCTGCCACTGTAGAACAG CAGGAACACTGGTTTGAAAAGGCCTTACGGGACAAGAAAGGCTTCATCATCAAGCAGATGAAGGAGGATGGTGCCTGTCTATTCCGGGCTGTAG AACTCTCATGGAGGGAATCAGAGCTTCTGGCAAGTCTTCAGAGAAGTAGACTGGCAGGCCTGGCTG CTGACCAGGTGTATGGAGACCAGGACATGCATGAGGTTGTGCGAAAGCATTGCATGGACTATCTG ATGAAGAATGCTGACTACTTCTCCAACTATGTAACAGAAGACTTCACCACCTATATCAATCGGAAGCGGAAAAACAATTGCCATGGCAACCATATTGAGATGCAGGCAATGGCAGAGATGTACAACCGTCCTGTGGAGGTGTATCAGTATAGCACAG aACCTATCAACACATTCCATGGGATACACCAAAATGAAGATGAACCCATCCGTGTCAGCTATCACAGGAATATCCACTATAATTCAGTGGTGAATCCTAACAAGGCTACTATTGGTGTGGGGCTGGGCCTACCATCATTTAAACCAGGG TTTGCAGAGCAGTCCCTGATGAAGAATGCCATAAAGACATCAGAGGAATCATGGATTGAACAGCAAATGTTGGAAGACAAGAAACGAGCCACAGACTGGGAGGCCACAAATGAGGCCATAGAGGAGCAGGTGGCTCGAGAATCCTACCTACAGTGGCTGAGGGATCAGGAGAAACAGGCCCGCCAGGTCCGGGGACCCAGTCAG CCTCGGAAAGCCAGTGCCACATGCAgttcagccacagcagcagcctcCAGTGGCCTGGAGGAGTGGACTAGTCGGTCCCCACGGCAACGAAGTTCAGCCTCGTCACCTGAGCACCCTGAACTGCATGCCGAGCTAGGCATTAAGCCCCCTTCCCCAGGCACTGTGTTAGCCCTTGCCAAACCTCCTTCACCCTGTGCACCAG GTACAAGCAGTCAGTTCTCGGCAGGGGCTGACCGGTCCACCTCTCCTCTTGTGTCCCTCTACCCTGCTCTGGAGTGCCGGGCCCTCATCCAGCAGATGTCCCCCTCTGCCTTTG CAGGTCTGAATGATTGGGATGATGATGAAATCCTAGCATCGGTGCTggcagtgtcccaacaggaataCCTAGACagtatgaagaaaaacaaagtgctcagagatccacccccAGACAAGAGTTGA
- the Otud5 gene encoding OTU domain-containing protein 5 isoform X7, with product MTILPKKKPPPPDADPANEPPPPGPLPPAPRRGGGVGVGGGGTGVGGGERDRDSGVVGTRPRASPPPQGPLPGPPGALHRWALAVPPGAVAGPRPQQASPPPCGGPGGPGGGPGDALVGGGSPEREEVGAGYNSEDEYEAAAARIEAMDPATVEQQEHWFEKALRDKKGFIIKQMKEDGACLFRAVELSWRESELLASLQRSRLAGLAADQVYGDQDMHEVVRKHCMDYLMKNADYFSNYVTEDFTTYINRKRKNNCHGNHIEMQAMAEMYNRPVEVYQYSTEPINTFHGIHQNEDEPIRVSYHRNIHYNSVVNPNKATIGVGLGLPSFKPGFAEQSLMKNAIKTSEESWIEQQMLEDKKRATDWEATNEAIEEQVARESYLQWLRDQEKQARQVRGPSQPRKASATCSSATAAASSGLEEWTSRSPRQRSSASSPEHPELHAELGIKPPSPGTVLALAKPPSPCAPGTSSQFSAGADRSTSPLVSLYPALECRALIQQMSPSAFAGLNDWDDDEILASVLAVSQQEYLDSMKKNKVLRDPPPDKS from the exons ATGACTATTCTCCCCAAAAAAAAGCCGCCACCTCCCGACGCCGACCCGGCCAACGAACCGCCGCCGCCCGGGCCACTGCCCCCTGCGCCTCGGCGCGGTGGGGGTGTGGGCGTGGGCGGCGGCGGCACGGGCGTGGGTGGAGGAGAGCGCGATCGTGACTCCGGAGTAGTGGGGACCCGTCCCCGGGCTTCACCACCACCTCAGGGCCCGCTACCGGGGCCGCCTGGTGCTCTTCATCGTTGGGCACTAGCAGTGCCTCCTGGCGCAGTGGCGGGCCCTCGGCCACAGCAGGCTTCTCCACCTCCTTGTGGGGGCCCGGGTGGCCCCGGCGGCGGTCCTGGTGACGCTCTTG TTGGCGGGGGCAGTCCGGAGCGCGAAGAGGTCGGAGCAGGCTACAACAGTGAAGATGAATATGAAGCTGCTGCTGCACGAATCGAGGCCATGGATCCTGCCACTGTAGAACAG CAGGAACACTGGTTTGAAAAGGCCTTACGGGACAAGAAAGGCTTCATCATCAAGCAGATGAAGGAGGATGGTGCCTGTCTATTCCGGGCTGTAG AACTCTCATGGAGGGAATCAGAGCTTCTGGCAAGTCTTCAGAGAAGTAGACTGGCAGGCCTGGCTG CTGACCAGGTGTATGGAGACCAGGACATGCATGAGGTTGTGCGAAAGCATTGCATGGACTATCTG ATGAAGAATGCTGACTACTTCTCCAACTATGTAACAGAAGACTTCACCACCTATATCAATCGGAAGCGGAAAAACAATTGCCATGGCAACCATATTGAGATGCAGGCAATGGCAGAGATGTACAACCGTCCTGTGGAGGTGTATCAGTATAGCACAG aACCTATCAACACATTCCATGGGATACACCAAAATGAAGATGAACCCATCCGTGTCAGCTATCACAGGAATATCCACTATAATTCAGTGGTGAATCCTAACAAGGCTACTATTGGTGTGGGGCTGGGCCTACCATCATTTAAACCAGGG TTTGCAGAGCAGTCCCTGATGAAGAATGCCATAAAGACATCAGAGGAATCATGGATTGAACAGCAAATGTTGGAAGACAAGAAACGAGCCACAGACTGGGAGGCCACAAATGAGGCCATAGAGGAGCAGGTGGCTCGAGAATCCTACCTACAGTGGCTGAGGGATCAGGAGAAACAGGCCCGCCAGGTCCGGGGACCCAGTCAG CCTCGGAAAGCCAGTGCCACATGCAgttcagccacagcagcagcctcCAGTGGCCTGGAGGAGTGGACTAGTCGGTCCCCACGGCAACGAAGTTCAGCCTCGTCACCTGAGCACCCTGAACTGCATGCCGAGCTAGGCATTAAGCCCCCTTCCCCAGGCACTGTGTTAGCCCTTGCCAAACCTCCTTCACCCTGTGCACCAG GTACAAGCAGTCAGTTCTCGGCAGGGGCTGACCGGTCCACCTCTCCTCTTGTGTCCCTCTACCCTGCTCTGGAGTGCCGGGCCCTCATCCAGCAGATGTCCCCCTCTGCCTTTG CAGGTCTGAATGATTGGGATGATGATGAAATCCTAGCATCGGTGCTggcagtgtcccaacaggaataCCTAGACagtatgaagaaaaacaaagtgctcagagatccacccccAGACAAGAGTTGA
- the Otud5 gene encoding OTU domain-containing protein 5 isoform X2 — protein sequence MTILPKKKPPPPDADPANEPPPPGPLPPAPRRGGGVGVGGGGTGVGGGERDRDSGVVGTRPRASPPPQGPLPGPPGALHRWALAVPPGAVAGPRPQQASPPPCGGPGGPGGGPGDALGAATAGVGAAGVVVGVGGAVGVGGCCSGPGHSKRRRQAPGVGAVGGGSPEREEVGAGYNSEDEYEAAAARIEAMDPATVEQQEHWFEKALRDKKGFIIKQMKEDGACLFRAVELSWRESELLASLQRSRLAGLAADQVYGDQDMHEVVRKHCMDYLMKNADYFSNYVTEDFTTYINRKRKNNCHGNHIEMQAMAEMYNRPVEVYQYSTEPINTFHGIHQNEDEPIRVSYHRNIHYNSVVNPNKATIGVGLGLPSFKPGFAEQSLMKNAIKTSEESWIEQQMLEDKKRATDWEATNEAIEEQVARESYLQWLRDQEKQARQVRGPSQPRKASATCSSATAAASSGLEEWTSRSPRQRSSASSPEHPELHAELGIKPPSPGTVLALAKPPSPCAPGTSSQFSAGADRSTSPLVSLYPALECRALIQQMSPSAFGLNDWDDDEILASVLAVSQQEYLDSMKKNKVLRDPPPDKS from the exons ATGACTATTCTCCCCAAAAAAAAGCCGCCACCTCCCGACGCCGACCCGGCCAACGAACCGCCGCCGCCCGGGCCACTGCCCCCTGCGCCTCGGCGCGGTGGGGGTGTGGGCGTGGGCGGCGGCGGCACGGGCGTGGGTGGAGGAGAGCGCGATCGTGACTCCGGAGTAGTGGGGACCCGTCCCCGGGCTTCACCACCACCTCAGGGCCCGCTACCGGGGCCGCCTGGTGCTCTTCATCGTTGGGCACTAGCAGTGCCTCCTGGCGCAGTGGCGGGCCCTCGGCCACAGCAGGCTTCTCCACCTCCTTGTGGGGGCCCGGGTGGCCCCGGCGGCGGTCCTGGTGACGCTCTTGGTGCGGCAACTGCGGGGGTGGGCGCGGCAGGGGTGGTGGTGGGCGTGGGTGGTGCCGTGGGCGTGGGTGGCTGCTGCTCGGGGCCGGGGCACAGCAAGCGGCGGCGTCAAGCTCCCGGCGTTGGCGCAGTTGGCGGGGGCAGTCCGGAGCGCGAAGAGGTCGGAGCAGGCTACAACAGTGAAGATGAATATGAAGCTGCTGCTGCACGAATCGAGGCCATGGATCCTGCCACTGTAGAACAG CAGGAACACTGGTTTGAAAAGGCCTTACGGGACAAGAAAGGCTTCATCATCAAGCAGATGAAGGAGGATGGTGCCTGTCTATTCCGGGCTGTAG AACTCTCATGGAGGGAATCAGAGCTTCTGGCAAGTCTTCAGAGAAGTAGACTGGCAGGCCTGGCTG CTGACCAGGTGTATGGAGACCAGGACATGCATGAGGTTGTGCGAAAGCATTGCATGGACTATCTG ATGAAGAATGCTGACTACTTCTCCAACTATGTAACAGAAGACTTCACCACCTATATCAATCGGAAGCGGAAAAACAATTGCCATGGCAACCATATTGAGATGCAGGCAATGGCAGAGATGTACAACCGTCCTGTGGAGGTGTATCAGTATAGCACAG aACCTATCAACACATTCCATGGGATACACCAAAATGAAGATGAACCCATCCGTGTCAGCTATCACAGGAATATCCACTATAATTCAGTGGTGAATCCTAACAAGGCTACTATTGGTGTGGGGCTGGGCCTACCATCATTTAAACCAGGG TTTGCAGAGCAGTCCCTGATGAAGAATGCCATAAAGACATCAGAGGAATCATGGATTGAACAGCAAATGTTGGAAGACAAGAAACGAGCCACAGACTGGGAGGCCACAAATGAGGCCATAGAGGAGCAGGTGGCTCGAGAATCCTACCTACAGTGGCTGAGGGATCAGGAGAAACAGGCCCGCCAGGTCCGGGGACCCAGTCAG CCTCGGAAAGCCAGTGCCACATGCAgttcagccacagcagcagcctcCAGTGGCCTGGAGGAGTGGACTAGTCGGTCCCCACGGCAACGAAGTTCAGCCTCGTCACCTGAGCACCCTGAACTGCATGCCGAGCTAGGCATTAAGCCCCCTTCCCCAGGCACTGTGTTAGCCCTTGCCAAACCTCCTTCACCCTGTGCACCAG GTACAAGCAGTCAGTTCTCGGCAGGGGCTGACCGGTCCACCTCTCCTCTTGTGTCCCTCTACCCTGCTCTGGAGTGCCGGGCCCTCATCCAGCAGATGTCCCCCTCTGCCTTTG GTCTGAATGATTGGGATGATGATGAAATCCTAGCATCGGTGCTggcagtgtcccaacaggaataCCTAGACagtatgaagaaaaacaaagtgctcagagatccacccccAGACAAGAGTTGA